A stretch of DNA from Pigmentiphaga litoralis:
TCAGGCCGGCTTCACGCGCGGCATCGGCCAGGGCTTTGACGCGGCCGTGGTAACGGAAACCCGAGCGATCGAACGCCACGTTTTCGATACCAGCTGCCTTGGCCTTCTCGGCCACGCGTTTGCCTACCAGGGTTGCTGCGGCAACATTGCCACCCTTGCCGGAGTCGCCCGAAATCTGCTGGCGGACTTCCGGTTCGACGGTAGAGGCGCTGACCAGCACCGTATCGCCTTCGGGAGAGATAATGTTTGCGTAGATGTGCAGGTTCGTGCGGAACACCGACAGGCGATGCACACGCAACT
This window harbors:
- the rplR gene encoding 50S ribosomal protein L18, with the protein product MDKKQARLRRAVPTRKKIAELRVHRLSVFRTNLHIYANIISPEGDTVLVSASTVEPEVRQQISGDSGKGGNVAAATLVGKRVAEKAKAAGIENVAFDRSGFRYHGRVKALADAAREAGLKF